Proteins co-encoded in one Xiphophorus couchianus chromosome 16, X_couchianus-1.0, whole genome shotgun sequence genomic window:
- the plbd1a gene encoding phospholipase B-like 1, protein MQLIMKLCIFLSVHVVTTFAAADNMTAATVYWDQEQKLVVVKEGVMESAGDAYGYLNDTLSSTGWSILEIRAGYGKTPQTDEMTFFLAGYLEGFLSAQQMMNHYTNMYPQLITEPKILEPVKTFMSKQDSWVREQVKLNKSSDPLWRHAGFIVAQLDGLQAGAADWAKKQGKKPLSLFDVQFLNAVGDLLDLIPALVPGSNSLLRDFKLPGMGHCSALIKMLPGYEDLLFAHSSWYTYAATMRIYKHWDFYIAEPHTATGKLSFSSYPGFLVSLDDFYLLGSGLMMTQTTNNVFNSSLFDQITPNSLLSWQRVRLSHSLAHTGEEWAKTFSKHNSGTYNNQYMVVDRSKVKLGRSIDDGALTVVEQIPGLVEFSDQTQALRRGHWPSYNIPFHRNIYILSGYGMMWSKYGEEFSYDLCPRAKIFRRDQANVKDLDSLKRIMRYNDYKKDLYSEGNPCKTICCRNDLKLQRPSPGGCYDTKVTDFNMAAGFVAEAVNGPTTQDGLPPFVWDKFSSVSHQGLPLYYNFTFVRMQPLLFEP, encoded by the exons atGCAGTTAATAATGAAGCTATGTATCTTTCTTTCAGTTCATGTGGTGACGACCTTCGCTGCTGCTGACA ACATGACGGCCGCCACCGTGTACTGGGACCAAGAGCAAAAGCTTGTGGTGGTAAAGGAAGGAGTGATGGAGTCTGCGGGCGATGCGTACGGATACCTGAACGACACGCTGTCCAGTACAGGCTGGAGCATTCTGGAGATCCGGGCCGGATACGGGAAGACCCCCCAAACCGACGAGATGACCTTTTTCCTGGCTGGTTACCTGGAGGGATTCCTCTCTGCCCA GCAGATGATGAACCACTACACCAACATGTACCCGCAGCTGATCACCGAGCCGAAGATCCTGGAGCCGGTGAAGACTTTCATGTC GAAGCAGGACTCGTGGGTCAGAGAGCAGGTGAAGCTGAACAAGAGCTCCGATCCTCTGTGGAGACACGCTGGATTCATCGTGGCCCAGCTGGACGGCCTGCAGGCCGGAGCCGCGGACTGGGCCAAGAAGCAGGGAAAGAAG CCGCTGTCGCTGTTTGACGTCCAGTTCCTGAACGCGGTGGGGGACCTGCTGGACCTGATCCCGGCCTTGGTGCCCGGCTCCAACTCTCTGCTCAGAGACTTCAAGCTTCCAGGGATGGGTCACTGCTCAGCACTCATCAAG ATGCTTCCAGGCTATGAGGACCTCCTGTTTGCCCATTCCAGCTGGTACACATACGCTGCCACCATGCGCATCTACAAGCACTGGGATTTCTACATCGCCGAGCCGCACACAGCCACCGGGAAACTGTCCTTCAGCAGCTACCCGG GTTTCCTGGTGTCTCTGGATGATTTCTACCTCCTGGGTAGCGGCTTGATGATGACCCAGACCACCAACAACGTCTTCAACTCCTCCCTGTTTGACCAAATCACTCCCAACAGCCTGCTGTCGTGGCAGAGGGTCAGGCTGTCTCACAGCTTGGCTCACACGGGagaggaatgggccaaaacGTTCTCCAAACACAACTCTG GCACCTACAACAACCAGTACATGGTGGTGGACAGGAGCAAGGTGAAGCTGGGCCGCAGCATTGATGACGGCGCTCTGACCGTGGTGGAGCAGATCCCCGGCCTGGTGGAGTTCTCCGACCAGACGCAAGCTCTGCGCAGAG GTCACTGGCCGTCCTACAACATTCCCTTCCACCGGAACATCTACATCCTGAGCGGATACGGGATGATGTGGTCAAAGTATGGAGAGGAATTCTCCTACGACCTCTGCCCCAGGGCCAAGATCTTCCGCCGCGACCAGGCCAACGTGAAGGACCTGGACTCTCTGAAACGCATCATGAGATACAACG acTACAAGAAAGATCTGTACTCTGAGGGCAACCCCTGCAAAACCATCTGTTGCCGTAACGACCTGAAATTACAGAGGCCCTCGCCAGGAGGTTGCTATGACACTAAG GTGACGGATTTCAACATGGCGGCCGGCTTCGTGGCGGAGGCGGTGAACGGGCCGACGACGCAGGACGGCCTGCCTCCGTTCGTCTGGGACAAGTTCAGCAGCGTCAGCCACCAGGGCCTGCCGCTGTACTACAACTTCACGTTTGTCAGGATGCAGCCTCTTCTCTTTGAGCCATga
- the pick1 gene encoding PRKCA-binding protein, whose translation MFTDMDYELEEDKLGIPTVPGTVTLKKDANNLIGISIGGGAQYCPCLYIVQVFDNTPAALDGTLAAGDEITGVNGKTVKGKTKVEVAKMIQAVQGEAVIHYNKLQADPKQGKSLDIVLKKVKHRLVENMSSGTADALGLSRAILCNDGLVKRLEELEKTAELYKGLMEHTKRLLRAFFELSQTHRGFGDVFSIIGVREPQAAASEAFVKFADAHRNIEKYGIELLKTIKPMLHDLNTYLHKAIPDTKLTIRKYLDVKFEYLSYCLKVKEMDDEEYSSIAMGEPLYRVSTGNYEYRLVLRCRQEARARFAKMRKDVLEKIELLDQKHVQDIVFQLQRFVSGMSHYYDDCYAVLKEADVFPIEVDLSRTMINYSSQSLSYTDEDEEDGGGGGEEGRSTQAENGTEKLIDDE comes from the exons GGAGCTCAGTACTGCCCTTGTCTCTATATTGTCCAG GTGTTTGACAACACTCCTGCCGCTCTGGATGGGACGTTGGCAGCGGGCGATGAAATCACCGGAGTGAACGGGAAAACGGTGAAAGGGAAAACAAAGGTGGAGGTGGCCAAGATGATTCAAGCTGTCCAG GGAGAGGCGGTGATCCACTACAACAAGCTGCAGGCTGACCCAAAACAAGGGAAATCTTTAGATATCG TgttgaaaaaagtcaaacatcgCCTGGTGGAGAACATGAGCTCAGGAACAGCAGATGCTCTTGGACTCAGCAGAGCTATTCTATGCAACG ACGGCCTGGTGAAAAGACTGGAAGAGCTGGAGAAAACAGCCGAGCTTTACAAAG gactGATGGAGCACACGAAGAGGCTGCTCAGAGCTTTCTTTGAACTGTCTCAAACTCACAGAG GGTTTGGAGACGTGTTTTCTATCATCGGTGTCAGAGAGCCGCAGGCCGCAGCCAGCGAGGCTTTCGTCAAGTTCGCCGACGCTCACAGAAACATCGAGAAATATGGAATCGAGCTGCTAAAGACCATCAAGCCT ATGCTCCATGACCTGAACACATACCTGCACAAGGCCATTCCAGACACCAAGCTCACCATCCGCAAGTATCTGGACGTAAAGTTTGAATATCTG tcataCTGCCTGAAGGTGAAGGAAATGGATGATGAAGAATACAGCAGCATT GCCATGGGAGAACCTCTGTATCGTGTGAGCACCGGGAACTACGAGTACCGTTTGGTTCTGCGGTGTCGGCAGGAAGCTCGGGCCCGCTTCGCCAAGATGAGGAAGGACGTTCTGGAGAAGATCGAATTGCTGGATCAGAAACACG TCCAGGACATCGTGTTCCAGCTGCAGCGCTTCGTCTCGGGCATGTCCCATTACTACGACGACTGCTACGCCGTCCTGAAGGAGGCGGACGTGTTCCCCATCGAAGTGGACCTGTCCCGCACCATGATCAACTACAGCAGCCAGTCGCTGTCCTACACGGACGAAGACGAGGAGGACGGGGGCGGCGGAGGGGAAGAGGGACGGAGCACGCAGGCAGAGAACGGCACTGAGAAGCTGATTGATGATGAATGA